A single genomic interval of Candidatus Bipolaricaulis anaerobius harbors:
- a CDS encoding NADH-ubiquinone oxidoreductase-F iron-sulfur binding region domain-containing protein has translation MRRIQVLLCSGTACQSSGSDQVKRALLDELGSHDLLSEVQIVETGCMGPCELGPVLLVYPEGTFYVRVKPDDAAEIVSEHFLKGRPVRRLLWTEGAPQPQEIPFFSRQMKLVLRNCGTIDPEKIEEYIATGGYEALGKVVTLDPAEVIAAVKQSGLRGRGGAGFPTGTKWELVRAAAGDTKYVICNADEGDPGAFMDRAILEGDPHSVLEGMAIAAYTVGASRGYVYVRAEYPLAIRRLEVALAQARKLGLLGAQIFESDFSFDIELRMGAGAFVCGEETALMASIEGRRGEPRPRPPYPATHGLWGKPTLINNVETFANVRHIVLGGPAAFAAVGTEKSKGTKVFALAGKVRNTGLVEVPMGITLRELVFDIGGGVPAGREFKAVQIGGPSGGCLPASLLDIPVDYDSLSRHGAIMGSGGVIVLDDATCMVNMARFFLEFTADESCGKCVPCRVGTQMMLAILNRIVAGEGTEQDLVRLTEIGDMMKNASLCALGQTAPNPVLSTLRYFPEEYLAHIRDRSCPAGVCPNLVRYVVVPEACRGCDACRRACPTGAAQGTAGKAPYRIADELCIRCGACFDACPFGAVKKEPR, from the coding sequence ATGAGGCGCATCCAGGTCCTCCTCTGCTCGGGGACCGCCTGTCAGTCGTCGGGGAGCGATCAGGTGAAGCGAGCCCTCCTCGATGAGCTCGGCTCGCACGACCTCCTGTCCGAGGTGCAGATCGTGGAGACGGGCTGCATGGGGCCGTGCGAACTGGGACCAGTCCTCCTCGTGTACCCGGAGGGGACGTTCTACGTGCGGGTGAAGCCGGACGACGCGGCGGAGATCGTGAGCGAGCACTTCCTGAAGGGCCGCCCGGTGCGGAGGCTCCTCTGGACAGAGGGAGCCCCCCAGCCCCAGGAGATCCCGTTCTTTTCCCGCCAGATGAAGCTCGTCCTCCGCAACTGTGGCACGATCGACCCGGAGAAGATCGAGGAGTACATCGCCACCGGGGGGTACGAGGCGTTGGGGAAGGTCGTTACGCTGGACCCCGCCGAGGTGATCGCCGCCGTCAAGCAGTCCGGGTTGCGCGGCCGGGGGGGGGCGGGGTTCCCGACTGGGACGAAGTGGGAGCTCGTGCGGGCGGCGGCCGGGGACACGAAGTACGTGATCTGCAACGCTGACGAGGGCGACCCGGGGGCGTTCATGGACCGGGCGATCCTCGAAGGGGACCCCCATTCAGTCCTGGAGGGGATGGCGATCGCCGCCTACACCGTGGGGGCAAGCCGGGGCTACGTCTACGTCCGGGCGGAGTACCCCCTCGCCATCCGGCGGCTGGAGGTGGCGCTCGCCCAGGCCCGCAAGCTGGGGCTCCTCGGGGCGCAGATCTTCGAGAGCGACTTCTCGTTCGACATCGAGCTCCGCATGGGGGCAGGGGCGTTCGTGTGTGGAGAGGAGACAGCCCTCATGGCCTCGATCGAGGGCCGGCGGGGCGAGCCCCGGCCGCGGCCCCCTTACCCAGCGACCCACGGCCTGTGGGGGAAGCCCACCCTCATCAACAACGTGGAGACGTTCGCCAACGTGCGCCACATCGTCCTGGGAGGGCCGGCGGCGTTCGCCGCCGTCGGGACGGAGAAGAGCAAGGGGACGAAGGTGTTCGCCCTCGCCGGCAAGGTACGCAATACGGGCCTCGTCGAGGTCCCAATGGGGATCACCCTCCGCGAGCTCGTGTTCGACATCGGGGGTGGGGTCCCCGCCGGGCGGGAGTTCAAGGCTGTCCAGATCGGCGGACCATCCGGAGGCTGTCTCCCCGCCTCCCTCCTCGACATCCCGGTGGACTACGACTCCTTGTCCCGCCACGGGGCGATCATGGGGTCAGGCGGCGTGATCGTCCTCGACGACGCGACGTGCATGGTGAACATGGCGCGGTTCTTCCTCGAGTTCACCGCCGACGAGTCATGCGGCAAGTGCGTCCCCTGCCGGGTGGGAACGCAGATGATGCTCGCCATCCTCAACCGGATCGTCGCCGGCGAGGGAACGGAGCAGGACCTGGTGCGACTCACCGAGATCGGGGACATGATGAAGAACGCGTCCCTCTGCGCGCTCGGCCAGACGGCGCCCAATCCTGTCCTGTCCACCCTCCGCTACTTCCCCGAGGAATACCTGGCCCACATTCGGGACCGGTCCTGCCCAGCCGGGGTGTGCCCCAACCTCGTGCGGTACGTGGTCGTCCCCGAAGCATGCCGCGGCTGCGATGCCTGCCGCCGCGCCTGTCCCACCGGGGCCGCCCAGGGGACGGCGGGGAAGGCCCCGTACCGGATCGCTGACGAGCTCTGCATCCGCTGTGGGGCATGCTTCGATGCGTGCCCGTTCGGCGCGGTGAAGAAGGAGCCCCGATGA
- a CDS encoding hydrogenase maturation protease, with translation MILIIGLGHPLRRDDGAGLWVASRLHNTDDVKVMGAQDLVPELIPQVAVADLVIFVDARVGAGPVRWERVRPGDRPALTHAFTPRGLLAWAEHLFGHAPLAWLATVPARDLSLGEGLSPRTRRAAEALVGRLRAYLGERGNP, from the coding sequence ATGATCCTCATCATTGGCCTTGGCCACCCCTTGCGGAGGGACGACGGCGCGGGGCTGTGGGTGGCCAGCCGCCTCCACAATACGGACGACGTCAAGGTGATGGGAGCTCAGGACCTCGTTCCAGAACTGATCCCGCAAGTGGCGGTCGCCGACCTCGTGATCTTCGTGGACGCCCGGGTCGGCGCGGGCCCGGTGCGGTGGGAACGGGTCCGCCCTGGGGATCGCCCCGCCCTGACCCATGCCTTCACGCCCCGCGGCCTCCTCGCGTGGGCAGAGCACCTGTTCGGCCACGCTCCTCTGGCGTGGCTGGCGACCGTGCCCGCGCGCGACCTGTCGCTCGGGGAGGGGTTGTCCCCCCGCACGCGGCGGGCCGCAGAGGCCTTGGTGGGCCGATTGCGGGCGTACCTCGGGGAAAGGGGGAACCCATGA
- the apgM gene encoding 2,3-bisphosphoglycerate-independent phosphoglycerate mutase: MTGILVILDGLAGRPTDLNGATCLERAVTPALDRLAARGALGLMDPVAPGVRPGSDTSHLSIFGYDPQRVYTGRGAFEALGIGMDVRGGDVCFRANFATVEERDGELIVLDRRAGRLPDGKPFEEAINGIRLDDFGVEFFFRASTEHRGALVLRGPGLSPAVSETDPHAVGVPVSRAEGHEAGARRTAEIVNAFTRRAHEALRDHPLNRERARRGELPANAILLRGAAAMPHLRPVTDEYGIRGVCIAGGALYKGVARLAGLTVLDVPGATGDLKTDLRAKARAALSAREDSALIFVHIKGTDNAAHDGDAQAKRQFIERADREFFAPLLADLPWDAVHLCVSGDHTTPPAVGEHTADPVPVLFVGPAVRPDGSRAFGERAAGRGGLGRFAGRLVPQLLGYCDLGPKFGA; this comes from the coding sequence ATGACTGGGATCCTTGTCATCCTAGACGGGCTCGCCGGGCGGCCCACGGACCTGAATGGGGCGACGTGCCTCGAACGGGCCGTGACCCCGGCCCTGGACCGCCTCGCCGCCCGCGGCGCGCTCGGCCTGATGGACCCCGTCGCCCCCGGCGTCCGGCCGGGATCCGACACCTCCCACCTCTCCATCTTCGGCTACGACCCGCAGCGCGTGTACACGGGCCGCGGGGCATTCGAGGCCCTCGGGATCGGGATGGACGTCCGCGGGGGCGACGTCTGCTTCCGGGCCAATTTCGCGACCGTGGAGGAACGGGACGGGGAGCTCATCGTCCTCGATCGGCGCGCGGGGCGGCTCCCGGATGGGAAGCCGTTCGAGGAGGCGATCAACGGGATCCGGCTCGACGATTTCGGGGTGGAGTTCTTCTTCCGCGCCTCGACCGAGCACCGGGGCGCCCTCGTCCTGCGGGGGCCGGGGCTTTCCCCCGCCGTCTCGGAGACGGACCCTCACGCGGTCGGCGTCCCGGTGAGCCGGGCGGAAGGGCATGAGGCAGGGGCGCGGAGGACCGCGGAGATCGTGAACGCGTTCACCCGCCGCGCGCACGAGGCCCTGCGCGACCACCCCTTGAACCGGGAGCGAGCCCGCCGCGGCGAGCTTCCGGCGAACGCGATCCTCCTCCGCGGGGCGGCGGCGATGCCCCACCTCCGGCCGGTCACGGATGAGTACGGGATCCGGGGGGTATGCATCGCCGGCGGAGCCCTGTACAAGGGGGTGGCGCGGCTGGCCGGCCTCACCGTGCTCGACGTTCCCGGGGCGACCGGCGACCTCAAGACCGACCTCCGCGCCAAGGCCCGCGCCGCTCTATCGGCCCGGGAGGATTCCGCGCTCATCTTCGTCCACATCAAGGGCACGGACAATGCCGCCCATGACGGGGATGCGCAGGCGAAACGGCAGTTCATCGAGCGCGCTGACCGGGAGTTCTTCGCCCCGCTCCTCGCAGACCTCCCGTGGGATGCCGTCCACCTCTGCGTATCGGGGGACCACACCACCCCCCCGGCGGTGGGCGAGCACACTGCGGACCCGGTGCCTGTGCTGTTCGTGGGACCGGCGGTGCGACCGGACGGGAGCAGGGCGTTCGGGGAGCGGGCCGCGGGCCGGGGCGGGCTCGGCCGGTTCGCGGGCCGGCTCGTGCCCCAGCTCCTCGGGTACTGTGACCTGGGCCCGAAGTTTGGGGCGTGA
- a CDS encoding (2Fe-2S) ferredoxin domain-containing protein — protein MKLDELRRIRERAEAELRLRGGPSRVKIVVGMGTSGIAAGARQTLRAILDEVARRDLRDVVVTQTGEKGLAAQEPIVEVHEPTRITIYGEVDEAFARRIVAEHVVNGRPLSERVVEAREVTNDQPAH, from the coding sequence ATGAAGCTCGATGAGCTGAGGAGGATCCGGGAGCGAGCGGAGGCCGAGCTGCGGCTCCGCGGGGGGCCGTCCCGGGTGAAGATCGTGGTCGGCATGGGCACATCGGGCATCGCCGCCGGGGCCCGCCAGACCCTGCGGGCGATCCTGGACGAGGTCGCCCGCCGCGACCTCCGGGATGTGGTCGTCACCCAGACCGGGGAGAAGGGGCTCGCCGCCCAAGAGCCGATCGTGGAAGTCCACGAACCGACCCGGATCACGATCTACGGGGAAGTGGACGAGGCCTTCGCCCGGCGGATCGTGGCCGAACACGTGGTCAACGGTCGCCCCCTCTCCGAGCGGGTGGTGGAGGCACGGGAGGTGACGAATGATCAACCTGCGCATTGA
- the hoxU gene encoding bidirectional hydrogenase complex protein HoxU: protein MINLRIDDVPAQAEPGQTILDAARAAGVRIPTLCHLEALCPVGACRLCLVEIRNWNGKLVPACATPAQEGLDVVANSDRLTSLRRTILELLFAERNHICAFCVSNGHCELQDLATELGMDHVTFPYRFPALAVDASHSKFGIDHNRCVLCGRCVRACAEVEGAFTWGFAGRGVHTLVEADLGDPWGRSVTCTGCGKCVQACPTGALFEKGKITAEQEKRPALLAEITERRPRA from the coding sequence ATGATCAACCTGCGCATTGACGATGTCCCGGCCCAGGCCGAGCCCGGGCAGACGATCCTCGACGCCGCGCGTGCGGCCGGGGTCCGCATCCCCACCCTCTGCCATCTCGAGGCGCTATGTCCAGTCGGCGCGTGTCGGCTCTGCCTGGTCGAGATCCGGAACTGGAACGGGAAACTCGTCCCCGCGTGTGCCACCCCGGCCCAGGAGGGCCTCGACGTGGTCGCCAACTCCGACCGGCTGACCTCCCTCCGCCGGACGATCCTCGAACTTCTGTTCGCTGAACGGAACCACATCTGCGCGTTCTGCGTTTCCAACGGGCACTGTGAGCTCCAGGACCTCGCGACGGAACTCGGGATGGATCACGTGACCTTCCCCTACCGCTTCCCCGCCCTGGCGGTCGATGCGAGCCATTCCAAGTTCGGGATCGACCACAACCGGTGCGTCCTCTGTGGCCGCTGCGTGCGGGCGTGCGCGGAGGTGGAGGGCGCGTTCACGTGGGGATTCGCGGGGCGGGGGGTCCACACCCTGGTCGAGGCCGATCTCGGCGACCCGTGGGGAAGATCGGTGACCTGCACTGGGTGCGGGAAATGCGTCCAGGCATGCCCCACCGGCGCCCTGTTCGAGAAGGGGAAGATCACCGCCGAGCAGGAGAAGCGGCCCGCCCTCCTCGCGGAGATCACAGAAAGGAGGCCCCGTGCCTAA
- a CDS encoding NADP oxidoreductase, with the protein MPKVRVASVWFSGCSGCHMSFLDLDERLLELATKVEFVYSPIVDIKEYPDDVDVLLVEGAIGNSEQRHLLTEMRRKTKILVAFGDCAVTGNVPSLRNPIHREEVLRTVYGEGEVPGLEEGDVPQLLPQALPLHAIVTVDRFLPGCPPPADRIWVFLQGLLAGKRPELTGADLRFG; encoded by the coding sequence GTGCCTAAGGTCCGCGTCGCCTCGGTTTGGTTCTCCGGCTGCTCGGGGTGCCACATGTCGTTCCTCGACCTCGACGAGCGGCTCCTGGAGCTGGCAACGAAGGTGGAATTCGTGTACTCGCCGATCGTGGACATCAAGGAGTACCCCGACGACGTGGACGTCCTCCTCGTCGAAGGCGCGATCGGGAACAGCGAGCAGCGGCATCTCCTTACGGAGATGCGGCGGAAGACGAAGATCCTCGTGGCGTTCGGGGATTGCGCGGTCACGGGGAACGTCCCCTCGCTCCGCAATCCGATCCACCGCGAGGAAGTGCTGCGAACGGTGTACGGGGAGGGCGAGGTCCCCGGGCTGGAGGAGGGCGATGTCCCGCAGCTCCTTCCCCAAGCGCTCCCCCTCCACGCCATCGTGACCGTGGACCGCTTCCTGCCGGGGTGTCCACCACCGGCGGACCGGATTTGGGTGTTCCTCCAGGGGCTCCTCGCCGGGAAGAGGCCCGAGCTCACCGGCGCGGACCTCCGGTTCGGATGA
- a CDS encoding sensor histidine kinase, which produces MIEDLAMHLADLVENSLRAGARHVSISLSRCGDSFLIEVSDDGAGIPKPELARVMDPFYTTKKGSQVGLGLPLLAQTAEETGGSWAVETRPEGGTRVRARLGWDHPDRPPLGDLAGTLAPLIATSPGVEFTVELSDDRGTWRLCTGEIRERIGDIPLTHPEVLCFLEEALREGMDAVGLKEDK; this is translated from the coding sequence ATGATCGAGGATCTGGCGATGCACCTCGCCGATCTCGTCGAGAACTCCCTGCGGGCTGGGGCACGGCACGTCTCGATCTCCCTCTCCCGATGCGGTGACTCTTTCCTGATCGAGGTCTCCGATGATGGGGCGGGGATACCGAAGCCGGAGCTCGCCCGAGTGATGGACCCCTTCTACACGACAAAAAAGGGATCGCAGGTCGGCCTTGGCCTCCCCCTCCTCGCCCAGACGGCGGAGGAGACGGGGGGGAGCTGGGCGGTGGAGACGCGGCCGGAGGGGGGAACGCGGGTCCGCGCTCGCCTGGGATGGGACCACCCCGATCGCCCTCCCCTGGGGGACCTCGCGGGCACCCTCGCCCCCCTCATCGCCACCAGCCCCGGGGTTGAGTTCACGGTCGAGCTCAGCGATGATCGGGGGACGTGGCGGCTCTGTACAGGCGAGATCCGTGAGCGCATCGGGGACATCCCGCTGACCCACCCCGAGGTGCTCTGTTTTTTGGAGGAGGCCCTCCGGGAAGGGATGGACGCGGTTGGGCTGAAGGAGGACAAATGA
- a CDS encoding ferredoxin gives MAVRVDQDMCTGCGLCSQVCPEVFEVGDDGYAHVIKGADQSLSCVDEAIDQCPVGAISR, from the coding sequence ATGGCTGTTCGAGTGGATCAAGACATGTGTACGGGATGTGGGTTGTGTTCGCAGGTCTGCCCAGAGGTGTTCGAGGTCGGCGATGACGGGTACGCCCACGTGATCAAAGGAGCGGACCAGTCGCTCTCCTGCGTGGACGAGGCCATTGACCAGTGCCCGGTCGGGGCGATCAGTAGGTAG
- a CDS encoding ATP-binding protein — MAPRDLEQAGTVSTEVRRELLALGMSPNVVRRASVICFEGEMNIVLYSHGGRVILLVKEDRVELLFSDDGPGIADVELVSQPGYSTAPDWARELGFGAGLGINNMEQNSDLFEIRSRVGEGTVVRATILLGVPFF; from the coding sequence GTGGCCCCCCGCGACCTGGAGCAGGCTGGTACGGTGTCCACCGAGGTCCGCCGCGAGCTCCTCGCCCTGGGGATGAGCCCCAACGTGGTGCGGCGGGCGAGCGTGATCTGCTTCGAGGGGGAGATGAACATCGTCCTTTACTCCCATGGTGGACGGGTCATCCTCCTCGTGAAGGAGGACCGCGTCGAGCTCCTGTTCTCCGACGACGGACCGGGCATCGCTGACGTGGAACTGGTGAGCCAACCTGGGTACTCCACTGCCCCCGACTGGGCGCGCGAGCTCGGGTTCGGGGCGGGGCTTGGGATCAACAACATGGAACAGAATTCCGATCTATTCGAGATCCGATCGCGCGTCGGGGAGGGCACCGTGGTCCGAGCGACCATCCTCCTCGGGGTCCCGTTCTTCTAA
- a CDS encoding PHP-associated domain-containing protein, which yields MRWWRADLHIHSTLSPCASLAMSPPRIVTEARRAQLDLIAICDHNAAENGRYVRRLAAGAPIVLMGMEIQTAEEVEVLAYFADEEAALLLQEELYSYLPDIACDPDLFGDQVVVDEREEIVRRVERLLLSPVALPLAEVVRRVEERGGVAVPAHVERVPGGLLAVLGLLPEGEWPQAVEIAPWTPVEEALAAWPTLRGRPIVRGSDAHFPEEIGRAWTEYFIAAPTLAELRDAFRGRGGRKVRPSREVKEEG from the coding sequence ATGAGGTGGTGGCGCGCCGACCTCCACATCCATTCCACCCTCTCCCCCTGCGCGAGCCTCGCCATGTCCCCGCCGCGCATCGTGACCGAGGCGCGGCGAGCCCAACTTGATCTCATCGCGATCTGCGACCACAATGCGGCCGAGAACGGACGGTACGTGCGGCGCCTCGCCGCCGGGGCGCCGATCGTACTCATGGGAATGGAGATTCAGACCGCGGAAGAGGTCGAAGTCCTCGCGTACTTCGCCGACGAGGAAGCCGCTCTCCTCCTCCAGGAGGAGCTCTACTCGTACCTCCCCGATATCGCGTGCGATCCGGACCTGTTCGGGGACCAGGTCGTCGTGGATGAGCGTGAGGAGATCGTGCGGCGGGTGGAGCGGCTCCTCCTCTCCCCGGTGGCGCTTCCGCTCGCGGAGGTCGTGCGCCGGGTCGAGGAGCGAGGGGGGGTCGCCGTTCCGGCCCATGTGGAGCGGGTGCCGGGGGGCCTCCTCGCCGTGCTGGGCCTGCTCCCAGAAGGAGAGTGGCCTCAGGCGGTGGAGATCGCACCGTGGACCCCAGTCGAAGAGGCGCTCGCGGCGTGGCCCACGCTGCGGGGGCGCCCGATCGTGCGCGGCTCGGATGCCCACTTCCCGGAGGAGATTGGGCGGGCGTGGACGGAGTACTTCATCGCGGCACCGACCCTCGCTGAGCTCCGAGACGCGTTCCGCGGCCGGGGCGGCCGGAAGGTGCGGCCGAGCCGAGAAGTGAAGGAGGAAGGATGA
- a CDS encoding serine kinase, which translates to MEVAKIVADLGWETLVGADLTRDVRGGYCSDLLSDVLAHAQAGDLWITHQRHLNVVAVGKLRDVAGIVFPRGLRPTPDVIARAAQERVNLFLSADPAFVVAGKLYRVLHP; encoded by the coding sequence ATGGAGGTTGCGAAGATCGTGGCGGATCTAGGCTGGGAGACCCTCGTCGGCGCTGACCTCACCCGGGATGTCCGGGGCGGCTACTGCTCCGATCTCCTCTCGGACGTCCTCGCCCACGCCCAGGCGGGGGACCTCTGGATCACCCACCAGCGCCACCTCAACGTGGTTGCGGTAGGAAAGCTCCGCGATGTCGCGGGGATCGTGTTCCCGCGGGGCCTGCGCCCCACCCCGGACGTGATCGCCCGTGCCGCCCAGGAACGGGTCAACCTGTTCCTCTCCGCAGACCCCGCGTTCGTGGTCGCGGGGAAGCTCTACCGCGTGCTTCACCCATGA
- a CDS encoding TRAP transporter TatT component family protein gives MFRRTLWIVSLLAALVVPSLGETAAELAAQGDALFEEIWVTQYTPSVAAELQRMLERAIELYEQALAQDENYAHALNMLSRCYYTLADIFLPEKEKADVHVKGQEYGERALRADPEFVRVEKEKGFVEAVRTSTDIAACFWTYSNWARKVELGGGMGLVAAALRGDDKKLVALIERCLELDRGYIYGGPLRALAAYWAEHPFSKDPEKVRTLLGEAIASYPDYLENRFFFAQYYLIPAGEWAQAREELQQIIDAPLGEAALDNGYVKLRAVELLGEIQDR, from the coding sequence GTGTTTCGCCGAACACTCTGGATCGTGTCCCTCCTCGCCGCGCTGGTCGTGCCCTCCCTCGGCGAGACCGCGGCCGAGCTCGCCGCTCAGGGCGATGCCCTGTTCGAGGAGATCTGGGTGACCCAATACACGCCCAGTGTCGCCGCGGAGCTTCAACGGATGCTGGAGAGGGCGATCGAGCTCTACGAGCAGGCCCTCGCCCAAGATGAAAACTACGCCCATGCCCTGAACATGCTCTCCCGCTGCTACTACACGCTGGCCGACATCTTCCTCCCCGAGAAGGAGAAGGCCGATGTCCACGTCAAGGGCCAGGAGTACGGGGAACGGGCCCTCCGCGCGGACCCCGAGTTCGTGCGGGTCGAGAAGGAAAAGGGGTTCGTCGAGGCCGTGCGGACGAGCACGGACATCGCGGCCTGTTTTTGGACGTACTCGAACTGGGCGCGGAAGGTCGAGCTGGGAGGGGGGATGGGGCTCGTGGCCGCCGCGCTGCGCGGCGATGACAAGAAGCTCGTGGCCTTGATCGAGCGGTGTCTGGAGCTCGATCGGGGGTACATCTACGGCGGCCCGTTGCGGGCCCTCGCCGCATACTGGGCCGAGCACCCGTTCTCCAAGGACCCGGAGAAGGTGCGGACCCTGCTTGGGGAGGCCATCGCCTCCTACCCCGACTACCTCGAGAACCGGTTCTTCTTCGCTCAGTACTACCTCATTCCCGCCGGGGAATGGGCCCAGGCGCGGGAGGAGCTCCAGCAGATCATCGATGCCCCGCTCGGGGAGGCTGCCCTCGATAACGGGTACGTCAAGCTCCGGGCCGTGGAGCTCCTCGGCGAGATCCAGGACAGGTAG
- a CDS encoding Ni/Fe hydrogenase subunit alpha, with protein MPLREIKVPVTRIEGHGLITVELNRAGKVSRARFHVTEGRGFERFCRGRTLWEMPALTARICGICPVSHLLCSAKAGDAILAVRPPRAADKLRRLMNLGQYVQSHALSFFHLSSPDLLLGWDSDPKARNVFGLAAADPQLALNGIRLRAYGQEIISSLGERRVHPAWAVPGGVRAPLTAEARDRLAAKLPEAMRIAQDALALYEKSVPGWAEEVRSFGDFPSLFMSLVGEDGAWEHHGGRIRFVDADRAIVADGLDPARYPEYIGEAVEGWSYLKFPYFQEAGYPDGLYRVGPLARLNCCDRIGTPLADAALTRFRATADGKAVTSSFHYHYARLIEIVAALERIGLYLEDPEILSPRVRAEAGVNEQEGVGVHEAPRGTLFHHYWVNEDGVLERVNLIVSTGHNNLAMNRTVTQIAHHYLDGQKITEGLLNRLEGGIRAYDPCLSCSVHAAGQMPLKVVLLGPDGEILDEVVRAA; from the coding sequence GTGCCTTTGCGCGAGATCAAAGTACCCGTAACGCGAATCGAGGGCCACGGCCTGATCACGGTGGAACTGAACCGTGCCGGCAAGGTGAGCCGGGCTCGGTTCCATGTCACGGAGGGGCGTGGCTTCGAGCGGTTCTGTCGCGGCCGCACCCTGTGGGAGATGCCGGCGCTCACCGCCCGCATCTGCGGGATCTGTCCCGTGTCCCACCTCCTGTGCTCGGCCAAGGCCGGCGACGCGATCCTCGCCGTCCGCCCGCCACGGGCCGCGGACAAGCTGCGGCGGCTCATGAACCTCGGCCAGTACGTGCAATCCCATGCCCTGTCCTTCTTCCACCTCTCCTCCCCCGATCTCCTCCTCGGATGGGATTCCGATCCCAAAGCACGCAACGTGTTCGGCCTCGCTGCGGCAGACCCTCAGCTCGCCCTGAACGGGATCCGCCTCCGCGCGTATGGCCAGGAGATCATCTCCTCCCTCGGCGAGAGGCGGGTCCACCCCGCGTGGGCCGTCCCGGGGGGCGTGCGGGCCCCCCTGACCGCGGAAGCCCGCGATCGGCTGGCGGCCAAGCTCCCTGAGGCGATGCGCATCGCCCAGGATGCCCTTGCCCTGTACGAGAAGAGCGTGCCAGGGTGGGCGGAGGAGGTCCGTTCGTTCGGGGATTTCCCATCCCTGTTCATGTCCCTCGTCGGGGAGGATGGGGCGTGGGAGCACCACGGGGGGAGGATCCGGTTCGTGGATGCCGACCGCGCGATCGTCGCGGATGGCCTCGACCCGGCGCGCTACCCCGAGTACATCGGGGAAGCGGTGGAGGGGTGGAGCTACCTCAAGTTCCCGTACTTCCAGGAAGCAGGGTACCCGGACGGGCTGTACCGGGTGGGGCCGCTCGCCCGCCTCAACTGCTGTGATCGGATCGGGACCCCGCTCGCCGACGCGGCCCTCACCCGCTTCCGCGCCACCGCGGACGGGAAGGCGGTGACGAGCTCGTTCCACTACCACTATGCCCGCCTCATCGAGATCGTGGCGGCGCTGGAGAGAATCGGCCTATATCTAGAGGACCCGGAGATCCTCTCCCCGCGGGTGCGGGCCGAGGCGGGGGTGAACGAGCAAGAAGGGGTGGGGGTCCACGAGGCCCCGCGGGGGACCCTCTTCCACCACTACTGGGTGAACGAGGACGGTGTCCTGGAAAGGGTGAACCTCATCGTGTCCACCGGCCACAACAACCTCGCCATGAACCGCACCGTGACCCAGATCGCCCATCACTACCTCGATGGACAGAAGATCACCGAGGGGCTCCTCAACCGGCTGGAGGGGGGAATCCGCGCCTACGACCCCTGCCTCTCCTGCTCGGTGCACGCCGCGGGCCAGATGCCGCTCAAGGTGGTCCTCCTCGGCCCGGACGGGGAAATCCTGGACGAGGTGGTGCGGGCGGCATGA
- the nuoE gene encoding NADH-quinone oxidoreductase subunit NuoE, translated as MTVATETRVAELVKAYAGRPSELIQALHRVQSELGHVPAGAQAVVAAVVGVPLSQVRGVVTFYHFFRTNPVGRHTLRLCLGTACHVRGAENILKAIREELGVGLEETSADGAFTVEGVRCLGACGLAPVMMVDDDVYGKLDPKRTKRILRQIREGGG; from the coding sequence ATGACCGTAGCCACTGAGACCCGGGTCGCGGAACTGGTCAAGGCCTACGCGGGGCGGCCGTCGGAACTGATCCAGGCCCTCCACCGCGTCCAGAGCGAGCTTGGGCATGTCCCCGCAGGGGCCCAGGCCGTGGTCGCCGCGGTGGTGGGGGTGCCCCTGTCCCAGGTGCGGGGCGTCGTCACGTTCTACCACTTCTTCCGCACCAACCCGGTGGGCAGGCACACGCTGCGCCTGTGCCTGGGCACGGCGTGCCACGTGCGGGGAGCGGAGAACATCCTCAAGGCGATCCGCGAGGAATTGGGCGTTGGCCTGGAGGAAACCTCCGCCGACGGCGCGTTCACCGTGGAAGGGGTGCGCTGCCTGGGGGCATGTGGCCTCGCCCCGGTGATGATGGTGGACGACGATGTCTACGGGAAACTCGATCCCAAGAGGACGAAGCGCATCCTCCGTCAGATCCGAGAGGGCGGGGGATGA